The following are encoded together in the Acetobacter vaccinii genome:
- a CDS encoding ABC transporter permease: MMLKNQTFRHFLLSRLALVLIASLVVFASMVLLPGDPAEVLLGVDARPDTIATLHHKLGLDRPLPERYLHWLKDMATGDLGQSYSYSIPVSQLLSDRLAVSAPLAGMALGLAVILGVPLGLFAAARKGRAVDVILMSGIQLTKAMPDFWLAMILTSIFALTLHWFPAGGFPGWGQGIAHGVQALLLPALALALPQAAVLARFSRSSALQTLQAPFILTARAHGLSRQAVLWRHVLPHSLPPVLAVISLQIPLLLSGTIIVENVFDLHGTGSLLLEAVNQRDIPVVQGCVLLVVLVVILEKGLLQWLESRLSPWVNHTQGGPRS, encoded by the coding sequence ATGATGCTAAAAAACCAGACCTTCCGCCATTTTCTGCTCTCCCGCCTGGCACTGGTCCTGATCGCCAGCCTGGTGGTGTTTGCCAGCATGGTCCTGCTGCCCGGTGACCCGGCCGAGGTGCTGCTGGGGGTGGATGCAAGGCCCGACACCATAGCCACACTGCACCACAAACTGGGCCTGGACCGGCCCCTGCCCGAGCGTTATCTGCACTGGCTGAAAGACATGGCCACGGGTGATCTGGGCCAGAGCTACAGCTACAGCATACCCGTCAGCCAACTGCTGTCTGACAGGCTTGCAGTGTCAGCCCCGCTGGCAGGGATGGCACTGGGGCTGGCCGTCATTCTGGGAGTGCCTCTGGGCCTGTTTGCAGCCGCCCGCAAAGGCCGCGCGGTCGATGTTATCCTCATGTCGGGCATACAGTTGACCAAGGCCATGCCCGACTTCTGGCTGGCCATGATCCTGACAAGCATTTTTGCCCTGACCCTGCACTGGTTCCCCGCCGGGGGGTTTCCCGGCTGGGGGCAAGGCATAGCCCATGGCGTACAGGCACTGCTTCTGCCCGCATTGGCGCTGGCATTGCCACAGGCCGCCGTGCTGGCGCGTTTCAGCCGGTCATCCGCCCTGCAAACCTTACAGGCTCCTTTTATCCTGACAGCCCGTGCCCATGGGCTATCCCGGCAGGCGGTGCTGTGGCGGCATGTCCTGCCCCATAGCCTGCCCCCGGTGCTGGCCGTGATTTCGCTCCAGATCCCGCTGCTGTTATCCGGCACGATTATTGTCGAAAATGTTTTTGACCTGCACGGCACCGGCTCGCTGCTGCTTGAAGCCGTCAACCAGCGCGACATCCCGGTTGTGCAAGGGTGCGTTCTGCTTGTTGTGCTTGTTGTCATTCTGGAAAAAGGGTTGCTGCAATGGCTGGAAAGCAGGCTAAGCCCATGGGTCAATCACACTCAGGGCGGGCCACGGTCATGA
- a CDS encoding LLM class flavin-dependent oxidoreductase: protein MSKRPGHLNLLAMLNNGGHHLAAWKHPKGRAGAGLDIKQYIHYAQVAEKGLLDGLFIADVAALWGKDLEALSRTSRGEHYEPLTLLSLLAGVTEHIGLIGTATTSYNEPYHIARKFASLDHLSGGRAGWNVVTSVVGDESRNFGREEHFSHSGRYERAEEFVDVVRKLWNSWEEGAVTLDADHGRYFDPTKVHAIDHVGAHFSVRGPLNISRTPQGEPVLVQAGASASGKRLAARIAEIIFAPHDDISAAQAYYAEVKAAAAAFGRPAHAIRILPGITPVVGKTRQDAQDFFDQLQELLDPVVGLRLLADTLGDDLDLSGYDPDGPLPPIPAGNKGSRRDFAVALAEQKHLSIRQLYQHLAERNAVIGTAADIADRFEDWYDSEAADGFNLFFPHDPGGIEDFVSLVVPELQRRGRFRKAYDSTTLRGHFGLDTPYSAGVQVAS, encoded by the coding sequence ATGAGCAAAAGACCAGGGCATTTGAACCTGCTGGCTATGCTGAATAATGGTGGGCACCATCTTGCCGCGTGGAAACACCCCAAGGGGCGGGCTGGTGCCGGGCTGGATATCAAACAGTATATTCATTACGCACAGGTTGCGGAAAAGGGGCTGCTGGACGGCCTCTTTATCGCCGATGTTGCTGCTTTGTGGGGCAAGGACCTGGAGGCCCTGTCGCGCACCTCCCGCGGGGAGCATTACGAACCTCTGACCCTGCTGTCCCTGCTGGCGGGTGTGACCGAGCATATCGGTCTTATCGGCACGGCAACGACCAGTTATAATGAGCCCTATCATATTGCCCGCAAATTTGCCTCGCTGGACCATCTATCCGGCGGGCGTGCGGGGTGGAATGTGGTGACATCGGTTGTGGGGGATGAATCCCGCAATTTCGGGCGGGAAGAGCATTTCTCCCACTCTGGCCGCTATGAGCGGGCAGAAGAGTTTGTTGATGTTGTCAGAAAACTCTGGAACTCGTGGGAGGAAGGGGCAGTCACGCTGGATGCTGACCACGGCCGGTATTTTGACCCCACAAAAGTACATGCGATTGATCATGTAGGCGCGCATTTTTCCGTACGGGGCCCGCTGAACATTTCCCGCACACCGCAGGGCGAGCCTGTTCTGGTGCAGGCCGGGGCATCGGCCAGTGGCAAACGTCTGGCCGCGCGGATAGCGGAAATCATTTTTGCACCGCATGATGATATTAGCGCGGCACAGGCGTATTATGCTGAGGTCAAAGCAGCCGCAGCTGCTTTTGGCAGGCCCGCGCACGCTATCCGTATTCTGCCCGGCATTACCCCGGTTGTGGGAAAAACCCGTCAGGACGCGCAGGATTTCTTTGACCAGTTGCAGGAACTGCTGGACCCGGTGGTTGGCCTGCGCCTGCTGGCTGATACATTGGGGGATGACCTCGATCTGTCAGGCTATGACCCCGATGGCCCCTTGCCGCCCATTCCGGCTGGTAACAAGGGCAGCAGGCGCGATTTTGCGGTGGCCTTGGCGGAGCAGAAACACCTGTCCATTCGCCAGCTTTATCAACATCTGGCCGAGCGTAACGCTGTCATAGGCACTGCAGCCGACATCGCAGACAGGTTTGAAGACTGGTACGACAGCGAAGCAGCCGATGGCTTTAACCTCTTCTTCCCGCATGATCCGGGCGGGATTGAAGATTTTGTCAGTCTGGTTGTGCCCGAACTGCAAAGGCGTGGCCGTTTCCGTAAGGCGTATGACAGCACAACCCTGCGTGGCCATTTTGGGCTGGATACGCCCTATTCCGCAGGCGTGCAGGTGGCGTCATGA
- a CDS encoding bifunctional enoyl-CoA hydratase/phosphate acetyltransferase, with product MSTTQTSYTHDPVDLPGAGKSHQAFTNLVARAANLPQPVSVGVVWPCEQHALEGAVLTARQGLMTPVLIGPKEQIRALALTSGLDLGQISIVDEATEDSAAQRAVSLVKDGHVQALMKGSLHTDTLMHAVVAQQAGLRAARRISHVFLLAVPGYDDLLFVTDAAINIAPDLAAKRDIVQNAIDLHLGLGLGTPRVALLSAVEVINPKIQGTLDAACLCMMAQRNQIQGGILDGPLAMDNAISPEAARIKGLQSPVAGRAQILVAPDMEAGNMLAKNMIFMASAESAGLVLGAEVPIILTSRADSVQARLASVAIGALYAQALADARLHSKG from the coding sequence ATGAGCACGACACAGACCAGTTACACGCACGATCCGGTGGATTTGCCCGGAGCAGGCAAGAGCCATCAGGCTTTTACAAATCTTGTTGCCCGCGCTGCTAACCTGCCGCAGCCAGTCAGTGTGGGGGTGGTCTGGCCATGTGAGCAGCATGCGCTGGAAGGGGCTGTGCTGACCGCGCGGCAAGGGCTTATGACCCCTGTTCTGATAGGCCCGAAAGAGCAGATCAGAGCTCTGGCCCTTACCAGTGGGCTCGATCTTGGGCAGATAAGCATTGTTGATGAGGCTACGGAGGATAGCGCAGCCCAGCGTGCGGTTTCCCTTGTCAAAGATGGGCATGTGCAGGCGTTGATGAAGGGCAGCCTGCATACGGATACGCTGATGCACGCTGTGGTGGCGCAACAGGCTGGCCTGCGCGCTGCGCGCCGTATCAGCCATGTTTTCCTTCTGGCTGTCCCCGGTTATGACGACCTGCTGTTTGTGACTGATGCCGCCATCAATATCGCCCCGGACCTTGCCGCCAAACGGGACATTGTCCAAAACGCCATCGACCTGCATCTGGGGCTTGGGTTGGGGACACCCCGCGTAGCGTTGTTGTCGGCAGTCGAAGTTATAAATCCTAAAATTCAGGGCACTCTTGATGCGGCCTGCTTGTGCATGATGGCCCAGCGCAATCAGATTCAGGGTGGCATTCTGGATGGCCCGTTGGCTATGGACAATGCCATTAGCCCCGAGGCTGCCCGTATCAAGGGATTGCAGTCTCCAGTTGCCGGGCGGGCGCAAATTCTTGTAGCGCCAGATATGGAGGCGGGAAATATGCTGGCAAAGAATATGATTTTCATGGCCAGTGCAGAGTCTGCCGGGCTTGTTCTGGGGGCGGAGGTTCCCATTATTCTGACCAGCCGGGCGGATAGTGTGCAGGCCAGGCTGGCTTCTGTCGCTATTGGCGCTTTATACGCGCAGGCTCTGGCCGATGCGCGGTTGCATTCAAAGGGATAA
- a CDS encoding ABC transporter substrate-binding protein — protein MRPSSVISGWRLPRPLAAVALCALTLAPLSMACAQPTVAPADRDRMVLGVNISPATLDPTSNPSEGIRIVTYDNIFEGLTRLDEQGRLQPLLARSWTVSPDGLDYSFTLQPDVTFHDGHAFDCETVRFTLNRAAAPESVNPQKQVFQNIDSVTCPSALEAHVRLRTPHGSFLSELAWDDAAMLSPTSAATNGLHPIGTGPFVFSSWKRGESVTLERNDHYWGQKAKLKTVVFRFFSDPMAAANALMDGQVDAYPSFPAPEMAEHFTTDPRFVVTTGLAPFKGLLALNNRRKPFRDLRVRQALAYALDRAGMAEALDIPGSRVLGSHMSPENKDYTDFSTLYSYDPQKARALLKEAGVEPGTRLRLLLPPIGYARATGELVAAYLEQVGITVSIVQVEWPAWLSQVFGRHDFDMTIIAHTEPDDIGIYARSDYYFGYNSPTFQQQYAAYENTADSTARHNLAVAMQQTLAHDVPNVFLFFIPRTNIIRRNITGLWNNLPLPACPMADVQWRP, from the coding sequence ATGCGCCCGTCATCCGTCATATCGGGTTGGCGTCTGCCACGGCCTCTTGCGGCCGTGGCACTCTGCGCCCTTACCCTCGCCCCGCTCAGCATGGCCTGCGCGCAGCCGACAGTGGCCCCCGCAGACCGTGACCGGATGGTTCTTGGGGTCAATATTTCCCCCGCGACACTCGACCCGACAAGCAACCCCTCCGAGGGGATCAGGATCGTGACGTATGACAATATCTTTGAAGGCCTGACACGGCTAGATGAACAGGGCCGCCTACAGCCGCTGCTGGCGCGAAGCTGGACAGTCTCGCCCGATGGGCTGGACTACAGCTTTACCCTGCAACCTGATGTGACATTCCACGACGGGCATGCGTTTGACTGCGAGACCGTCAGGTTCACACTCAACCGCGCTGCCGCTCCGGAAAGCGTAAACCCACAAAAGCAGGTTTTCCAGAACATCGACAGTGTGACCTGCCCCTCGGCACTGGAAGCCCATGTGCGGCTACGCACACCCCATGGCAGCTTTCTGTCAGAACTGGCGTGGGACGATGCCGCCATGCTGTCCCCCACCAGTGCTGCCACCAATGGGCTGCACCCCATTGGCACCGGGCCTTTTGTGTTTTCAAGCTGGAAACGGGGGGAGAGCGTTACCCTGGAGCGCAACGACCACTACTGGGGACAAAAAGCCAAGCTGAAGACAGTAGTCTTCCGCTTTTTTTCCGACCCCATGGCCGCTGCCAACGCCCTTATGGATGGGCAGGTTGATGCGTATCCCAGCTTTCCCGCCCCTGAGATGGCCGAGCACTTTACCACCGACCCACGCTTTGTTGTCACCACAGGGCTGGCTCCGTTCAAAGGTCTGCTGGCCCTGAACAACAGGCGCAAGCCCTTCCGCGACCTGCGGGTGCGCCAGGCACTGGCCTATGCGCTGGACCGCGCAGGCATGGCGGAGGCACTGGATATTCCCGGCTCCCGCGTTCTTGGCTCCCACATGAGCCCGGAGAACAAGGATTACACGGATTTCTCGACCCTTTACTCCTACGACCCGCAAAAGGCGCGCGCACTCCTCAAAGAAGCCGGGGTAGAGCCCGGCACCCGCCTGCGCCTGCTGCTGCCCCCCATTGGCTACGCCCGGGCAACGGGAGAGCTTGTCGCCGCGTATCTGGAGCAGGTGGGTATTACTGTCAGTATTGTGCAGGTTGAGTGGCCTGCGTGGCTGTCACAGGTTTTTGGCCGGCATGATTTTGACATGACCATCATCGCCCATACCGAGCCAGATGATATCGGCATTTATGCCCGGTCAGACTATTATTTTGGCTATAACAGCCCGACCTTCCAGCAGCAGTATGCGGCCTATGAAAACACGGCTGACAGCACAGCCCGGCATAATCTGGCCGTGGCCATGCAGCAGACACTGGCGCATGACGTGCCCAATGTTTTCCTGTTCTTCATCCCACGCACGAACATCATCCGCAGGAACATTACGGGACTGTGGAATAACCTGCCCCTGCCCGCCTGCCCCATGGCGGATGTCCAGTGGAGGCCATGA
- a CDS encoding LLM class flavin-dependent oxidoreductase yields MSRKMNLAAFLLPTGHHAAAWRHPSSVRDAGVNFPHHVELARTAERGLFDAVFIADFTSGIDEDGIEGFSRMTYASSFEPLTLISALSAVTQRIGVIGTVSTTYTVPYHLARQFLSLDQINGGRSGWNLVTTANVRESVHYGLPAHVKHADRYVRAREFAELVVKFWDSWDDGAFVRDVESGVFFDPALRRGVTHDGELFAATGQLDIPRSPQGRPVIVQAGSSEPGRQLAAETAEMVFTAQQDLQQARDFRADLHARMERIGRPTSSIKVMPGVYPLVGRTQAEAEDLKDQLDNLTHPEVGLLLLSRMTGTDLRGLPLDGPLPEPPETINGNQSRQALLLQMARRRNMTLRELYLEVSGARGHWTIWGSPTQIADQLEEWFVTGAADGFNIMPPILPRSLNDFVDLVVPELQRRGLFRTAYHGHTLREHLGLARPAPGDNT; encoded by the coding sequence ATGTCGCGCAAGATGAATCTGGCGGCCTTCCTCCTTCCCACGGGGCACCATGCCGCTGCATGGCGCCACCCGTCATCCGTCCGGGACGCAGGCGTCAATTTTCCACACCATGTGGAACTTGCCCGCACGGCAGAACGTGGCCTGTTTGATGCGGTCTTTATTGCCGATTTTACAAGCGGCATCGATGAAGACGGGATCGAAGGCTTCAGCCGGATGACCTATGCCTCCTCTTTCGAGCCCCTGACCCTTATTTCCGCCCTGTCCGCCGTCACCCAGCGGATTGGTGTTATCGGCACAGTCAGCACCACCTATACGGTTCCTTATCATCTGGCACGGCAGTTTCTCTCTCTCGACCAGATCAACGGTGGCCGGTCCGGCTGGAACCTTGTGACAACCGCCAATGTGCGCGAATCTGTGCATTACGGCCTTCCCGCCCATGTCAAACATGCCGACCGCTATGTGCGGGCGCGGGAGTTTGCGGAACTTGTTGTAAAATTCTGGGACAGTTGGGACGACGGCGCCTTTGTGCGCGACGTTGAAAGCGGTGTTTTCTTCGACCCCGCCCTGCGCCGCGGTGTCACCCATGATGGTGAACTGTTTGCCGCAACCGGGCAGTTGGATATTCCCCGCTCGCCACAAGGCCGCCCTGTTATCGTCCAGGCCGGATCATCCGAACCGGGCCGCCAGCTTGCTGCGGAAACAGCGGAAATGGTCTTTACCGCCCAGCAGGATCTGCAACAGGCCCGCGACTTCCGCGCCGACCTGCACGCCCGCATGGAGCGGATCGGACGGCCAACCTCCTCCATCAAGGTCATGCCCGGCGTCTATCCGCTGGTCGGGCGCACCCAGGCCGAGGCCGAAGACCTGAAAGACCAGTTGGATAACCTGACCCACCCGGAGGTCGGCCTGCTGCTGCTCTCGCGCATGACCGGCACCGACCTGCGTGGCCTGCCGCTGGACGGCCCCCTGCCCGAACCGCCGGAAACCATCAACGGCAACCAGAGCCGTCAGGCCCTGCTGCTGCAAATGGCCCGTAGGCGGAACATGACCCTACGCGAACTGTATCTGGAAGTCAGCGGTGCGCGCGGCCACTGGACCATATGGGGCAGCCCGACCCAGATTGCCGACCAGCTTGAGGAATGGTTTGTGACCGGCGCTGCCGATGGCTTCAACATCATGCCCCCCATCCTGCCCAGAAGCCTGAATGACTTTGTGGACCTGGTGGTGCCGGAACTGCAACGGCGCGGGCTGTTCCGCACCGCCTACCATGGCCATACCCTGCGTGAACATCTGGGCCTGGCACGCCCGGCCCCAGGCGACAATACATAA
- a CDS encoding LLM class flavin-dependent oxidoreductase, with protein MTQQQSLQTFGFLNRLYAPDRTTAQQTYATALDLLRQAEDSGLDTGWVAQHHFHTETGALPAPLVFLAHATQHVRKLRLGTAVIILPLEPVLRLAEDAAVLEVLSNGRLELGLGRGFDTESLAGFDIAPDHRTELYRSGLTRLNAILRGQEVAPGLTMTPAVPQLLGRVWESTRDVAFVAANGNGLIAAPQLPEHPSHQELIAAYRAAWAAQGHEHPPRITLVRALIPGADKQTVEQEIGADILRYVRRFRPDAQQQDLHHYLREMGVLWGHPDDIVQELLADTSLPFVSHFAAQVQTFSTTPEQASRRLQSFTDTIVPALRAQVKGLALS; from the coding sequence ATGACCCAGCAGCAATCTTTGCAGACATTCGGTTTTCTCAACCGGCTTTATGCTCCAGACAGGACCACGGCCCAGCAGACCTATGCCACCGCGCTGGATCTGCTACGCCAGGCTGAGGACAGCGGCCTGGATACGGGGTGGGTTGCCCAGCATCATTTCCATACCGAGACCGGGGCACTGCCCGCGCCACTGGTTTTTCTGGCCCACGCCACGCAGCATGTCAGAAAACTGCGGCTGGGTACGGCCGTGATTATCCTGCCATTGGAACCCGTCTTGCGCTTGGCGGAAGATGCCGCCGTGCTGGAGGTCTTGAGCAACGGGCGGCTGGAACTGGGGCTTGGGCGCGGGTTTGATACCGAAAGTCTGGCCGGGTTTGATATTGCCCCCGACCATCGGACAGAGCTGTACCGTAGCGGGCTGACCCGGCTGAACGCCATCCTGCGTGGGCAGGAGGTTGCGCCGGGCCTGACCATGACACCCGCCGTGCCGCAACTGCTAGGCAGGGTGTGGGAAAGTACGCGGGATGTTGCTTTTGTGGCGGCCAATGGCAACGGGCTGATAGCCGCCCCGCAATTGCCTGAGCATCCATCCCATCAGGAACTCATAGCTGCCTATCGGGCGGCCTGGGCTGCACAGGGGCATGAGCACCCGCCGCGTATTACACTGGTGCGGGCACTGATCCCCGGTGCTGACAAACAGACAGTCGAGCAGGAAATAGGGGCTGATATTCTGCGCTATGTCAGGCGCTTTCGGCCCGATGCCCAGCAGCAGGACCTGCACCATTACCTGCGGGAGATGGGGGTGCTCTGGGGCCACCCGGATGATATTGTGCAGGAGCTTCTGGCAGATACATCCTTGCCATTTGTCAGCCACTTTGCGGCGCAGGTGCAAACATTTTCGACTACGCCGGAGCAGGCGTCCCGACGGTTGCAGAGCTTTACGGACACCATTGTCCCGGCCCTGCGCGCGCAGGTGAAAGGGCTGGCCCTGTCATGA
- a CDS encoding LLM class flavin-dependent oxidoreductase has product MKRSFRLGFLTHVSADSTPQQTYDGLTRLFVAAEKLGFQSGWIAQHHLSRGTGLSPSPLVLLSAIAAHTKRIHLATGVTVLPFEHPLRLAEDASVLNVLSNGRVQLGLGSGGANIAAFPAFDVEYANRAALFQRGQESLQTCLEGTGRYKGLEPVGAGLGDRLWHSHSTTEGAVYAAEQANGLLLGTAVHNPASVQKPLAEAYLDAWTHAVPPRLGIIRAVFPAASKQDAQDVLAPDLAPFGDWLRRENIAQGELNTADIIRLLNVHHGSPDDIEESLRNDPALFQYLSDFVVVVQSASSTIDDAIGRLEIIAREIAPRFGWQPDAA; this is encoded by the coding sequence ATGAAACGGTCTTTCCGGTTAGGGTTTCTGACCCATGTGAGCGCGGACAGTACGCCGCAGCAAACCTATGATGGTCTGACCCGCCTTTTTGTCGCAGCAGAAAAGCTGGGTTTTCAAAGTGGGTGGATTGCCCAGCATCATCTGTCCAGAGGGACAGGGCTTTCGCCGTCTCCGCTTGTGCTGCTGTCGGCTATTGCCGCCCATACCAAGCGTATTCATCTGGCAACGGGGGTCACGGTTCTGCCTTTTGAACACCCTCTGCGCCTTGCGGAAGATGCCTCGGTCCTGAATGTTTTAAGCAACGGGCGGGTGCAGTTGGGTCTTGGTAGCGGTGGGGCCAACATTGCAGCCTTTCCGGCGTTTGATGTGGAATATGCCAACCGTGCGGCCCTTTTCCAACGGGGGCAGGAGAGCTTGCAAACCTGCCTGGAAGGCACAGGCCGTTACAAAGGTCTGGAGCCGGTCGGGGCAGGGCTGGGGGACAGACTCTGGCATTCCCACTCTACAACGGAAGGGGCTGTCTATGCGGCGGAACAGGCCAATGGGCTGCTGCTGGGCACGGCTGTGCATAACCCCGCCAGTGTACAAAAGCCGCTGGCCGAGGCCTATCTGGATGCCTGGACACATGCTGTACCACCACGGCTAGGCATTATTCGTGCGGTTTTCCCGGCGGCAAGCAAGCAGGACGCGCAGGATGTTCTCGCCCCCGACCTAGCACCTTTTGGGGATTGGTTGCGGCGTGAAAACATTGCCCAGGGGGAACTGAACACGGCAGACATTATCAGGCTGCTGAATGTCCACCATGGCAGCCCGGATGATATAGAAGAGAGCTTGAGGAATGATCCTGCACTGTTCCAGTATCTGAGTGATTTTGTGGTTGTTGTGCAATCTGCCAGTAGCACCATTGATGATGCCATTGGCCGGTTGGAAATTATAGCCCGCGAGATTGCCCCCCGCTTCGGCTGGCAACCAGACGCTGCCTGA
- a CDS encoding TonB-dependent receptor, which produces MVPFREFRGLKGRFRSQRQFLLASGVVVLTFGGNALAQDVTTAKQTDRKLHQSTKATPGPQVTAKPQVQKQEAAKDSVASRQTEEVLVTSERRAESPQNIGSSISVISGKTLETRNVNNVFDLQYLTPSLQVTPQFGSGQPAFAIRGIGFNDYASNNAPTVGVYVDEVANPVPFATNGLMFDIKRVEVLRGPQGTLYGRNTTGGAINYILNKPTSTFHAGGDVQYGRFDSVKVDGYLSGPITQKLRYRLSGETLQGGAWQHNSDGRSLGDADRGAARLLLDYDASDSLKFEFNLHGSRDRSDANGLHLYTPMSAFNALNPSAPIYPNSPDRYETNWGTSPSFAKEIGVNPNTKPFSHIDVGGMSLRADKKFSFATLTNLLSYDNMQRQEYMNFDAWPKTLADVAFKTRANVLANELRLTSPGNQRLTWVAGIYYAHQYMNDRYQSGFSDLYGFDRDLRYTQFVNTISGFGQATYHLTSKLRFTGGLRIEHESRKLSSLGSYQVINGVITNPGNVLHGESTDFTLPSGKFEVQYNPVRNDMLYASFTRGIKSGGFTTYNSNSVGVSASPFKPESLLAYEVGNKLTLPDQHLRFNVAGFYYDYSNQQIQSATLNPQTGLVGSIVNAPRSHMYGGEIEAEWRPLPNLVITQSAGFAVGAFDKFSSLYSAHVVNGLYVGDYRNRKGESLPFPKFTVNGSVSYNWELGNYVLTTGMDYSLRSTYNSLFGSRYNVAGYTLWGANIGFAPKSGKWSISAFGKNIFDKKYDVERNYFVDGANVALAGMPATWGVRLGVNY; this is translated from the coding sequence ATGGTTCCGTTCAGGGAATTTCGCGGCCTCAAGGGGCGTTTTCGGTCACAACGGCAGTTTCTTTTGGCCTCCGGGGTTGTTGTTCTCACATTCGGGGGGAACGCACTGGCGCAGGACGTAACCACAGCAAAACAGACAGACAGGAAACTCCACCAGAGCACAAAGGCCACCCCAGGCCCGCAGGTAACGGCAAAGCCACAGGTACAGAAGCAGGAAGCCGCAAAGGACAGCGTTGCCTCGCGCCAGACTGAGGAAGTGCTGGTCACGTCCGAGCGCAGGGCAGAAAGCCCGCAGAATATTGGCTCCTCCATCAGTGTGATCAGCGGCAAGACCCTAGAAACCCGCAATGTTAATAACGTCTTTGACTTGCAGTATCTGACACCGTCTTTGCAAGTCACGCCTCAGTTTGGCAGCGGCCAGCCCGCTTTTGCCATCCGTGGCATTGGTTTTAATGACTATGCCAGCAACAACGCTCCCACGGTGGGGGTTTATGTTGATGAAGTTGCAAACCCGGTACCCTTTGCGACCAACGGCCTGATGTTTGACATCAAACGCGTTGAGGTTCTGCGCGGTCCACAGGGCACCCTGTATGGTCGTAATACGACAGGTGGTGCGATCAACTATATTCTCAATAAGCCCACATCCACCTTCCATGCGGGCGGGGATGTGCAGTACGGGCGTTTTGATAGCGTCAAGGTGGACGGTTATCTCTCTGGCCCCATTACACAAAAGCTGCGTTATCGCCTGTCGGGCGAGACCTTGCAGGGCGGGGCATGGCAGCATAACAGCGATGGGCGAAGCCTGGGTGATGCCGACCGGGGCGCTGCCCGCCTGCTGCTGGATTATGATGCCTCCGACAGCCTGAAGTTCGAGTTCAATCTGCACGGCAGTCGTGACCGTTCTGATGCCAATGGGCTGCACTTGTACACACCCATGTCGGCCTTTAACGCGCTTAACCCGTCCGCCCCCATTTATCCCAACAGCCCCGACCGTTACGAGACCAACTGGGGTACATCCCCCTCCTTCGCCAAGGAGATCGGGGTCAACCCCAACACAAAACCGTTTTCGCATATTGATGTCGGGGGCATGAGCCTGCGTGCTGATAAGAAGTTCTCTTTCGCGACCCTGACGAACCTGCTGAGCTACGACAACATGCAGCGTCAGGAATATATGAACTTTGACGCCTGGCCGAAAACGCTGGCCGATGTTGCCTTCAAGACCCGCGCGAATGTGCTGGCGAACGAACTCCGCCTGACCTCCCCCGGTAACCAGCGCCTGACATGGGTTGCAGGCATTTACTATGCCCACCAGTATATGAATGACCGCTATCAGTCCGGCTTTAGCGACCTGTACGGTTTTGACCGTGACCTGCGTTATACCCAGTTCGTCAATACCATCAGCGGGTTCGGGCAGGCGACCTATCACCTGACCAGCAAGCTGCGCTTTACCGGCGGCCTGCGGATCGAACATGAAAGCCGCAAACTTTCCAGTCTGGGGTCTTACCAGGTGATCAATGGGGTTATTACCAACCCCGGCAACGTGCTGCATGGAGAAAGCACGGACTTCACCCTGCCGTCTGGCAAGTTTGAGGTGCAGTACAACCCTGTCCGTAATGACATGCTGTATGCCTCCTTCACCCGGGGTATCAAATCAGGCGGGTTTACAACCTACAACTCCAACTCGGTGGGGGTATCTGCGTCTCCCTTCAAGCCGGAATCCCTGCTGGCGTATGAAGTGGGCAACAAGCTGACTCTGCCTGACCAGCATCTGCGCTTTAACGTTGCTGGGTTCTACTACGATTATAGCAACCAACAGATTCAGTCCGCGACCCTCAACCCGCAGACGGGCCTTGTTGGTTCCATTGTCAACGCACCCCGCTCCCACATGTATGGTGGGGAAATCGAGGCCGAATGGCGGCCCCTGCCCAACCTGGTCATTACGCAGTCTGCCGGTTTTGCCGTGGGTGCGTTTGACAAGTTCTCCTCGCTTTACAGTGCGCATGTCGTCAACGGTCTGTATGTTGGGGATTACCGTAATCGTAAGGGTGAATCCCTGCCGTTTCCGAAATTCACCGTCAACGGATCTGTCAGCTATAACTGGGAACTGGGGAACTATGTCCTCACAACCGGCATGGATTACAGCCTGCGCAGCACGTACAACTCCCTGTTCGGGTCACGCTATAATGTGGCGGGTTATACATTGTGGGGTGCCAATATTGGGTTTGCACCCAAAAGTGGAAAGTGGTCCATTTCCGCCTTCGGGAAAAACATTTTCGACAAAAAATATGATGTGGAAAGGAATTATTTTGTCGATGGCGCCAATGTCGCCCTGGCAGGCATGCCTGCCACCTGGGGTGTGCGCCTGGGTGTGAATTACTGA